One genomic region from Streptomyces sp. NBC_00457 encodes:
- a CDS encoding glycoside hydrolase family 26 protein → MRMRGRIKLLGAAAGAAVLAPLAVWAWPDQDDGEAGPRLVPTDLRDRDPKATPEARRVYEMLANLENTARRGRPSRTVIGQHVELHNERYNAQYGDYRGTKQPGYYYRKARDITGRLPGFVELDLGPGYGQPGWAVGRSRSYSGDWPGCRRHWGYVEDAVDLAVGVWAGLPRAADGSYRPSGTHRECATGAEVSLPHNGGAPAGLVGFSFHQPYPGSPVKGFPQTLHRNSPAARDPRWFARVVSRGTAEHRDLLRDLAYLADHLGYLADQGVPVLLRPYHEMNTAPGRAFWWSGQDPAAFRKLWQVTYDYLVHRRGLHNLIFVWAPNSWQGPYGREPGPYYPGGRHVDIVGVDDYSDTPAEPFGDGAWTEVWYRGLETYRRPRIVSESFHVPLNAAQPKTLVRTPWVLWTVWGQALSYDNVSEPRKKNTTDDAKRTYHSSRVITAQDFA, encoded by the coding sequence ATGCGCATGCGAGGCCGGATCAAGCTGCTCGGCGCAGCCGCCGGCGCCGCCGTCCTCGCCCCGCTGGCGGTGTGGGCCTGGCCCGACCAGGACGACGGCGAGGCCGGCCCCCGGCTCGTGCCGACCGATCTGCGGGACCGTGACCCGAAGGCCACCCCCGAGGCCCGCCGCGTGTACGAGATGCTCGCGAACCTCGAGAACACCGCCCGCCGCGGCCGCCCGAGCCGCACGGTGATCGGCCAGCACGTCGAGCTGCACAACGAGCGGTACAACGCGCAGTACGGCGACTACCGGGGCACCAAGCAGCCCGGCTACTACTACCGCAAGGCCCGCGACATCACCGGCCGCCTGCCCGGCTTCGTGGAGCTGGACCTCGGCCCCGGCTACGGCCAGCCCGGCTGGGCGGTGGGCCGGTCCCGCTCCTACTCCGGCGACTGGCCGGGCTGCCGCCGCCACTGGGGGTATGTCGAGGACGCCGTGGACCTGGCCGTCGGCGTGTGGGCGGGCCTGCCCAGGGCGGCCGACGGCTCGTACCGCCCCTCGGGCACGCACCGGGAGTGCGCGACCGGAGCCGAGGTGTCGCTGCCGCACAACGGCGGCGCCCCGGCGGGCCTGGTCGGGTTCTCCTTCCACCAGCCCTACCCGGGCAGCCCCGTCAAGGGCTTCCCGCAGACCCTGCACCGCAACTCGCCCGCCGCGCGGGACCCCCGCTGGTTCGCCAGGGTGGTGAGCCGGGGCACCGCCGAGCACCGGGACCTGCTGCGGGACCTCGCCTATCTCGCGGACCACCTGGGCTACCTCGCCGACCAGGGCGTACCCGTGCTGCTGCGGCCATACCACGAGATGAACACCGCACCGGGCCGTGCCTTCTGGTGGTCCGGGCAGGACCCGGCGGCCTTCCGCAAGCTGTGGCAGGTGACATACGACTACCTCGTCCACCGCCGCGGCCTGCACAACCTGATCTTCGTCTGGGCCCCGAACTCCTGGCAGGGCCCTTACGGCCGCGAGCCCGGGCCGTACTACCCCGGCGGGCGCCACGTCGACATCGTCGGCGTCGACGACTACAGCGACACCCCGGCCGAGCCGTTCGGCGACGGAGCCTGGACCGAGGTGTGGTACCGCGGTCTGGAGACGTACCGCAGGCCCCGGATCGTCTCCGAGTCCTTCCATGTCCCGCTCAACGCCGCGCAGCCCAAGACCCTGGTCAGGACACCGTGGGTGCTGTGGACGGTGTGGGGGCAGGCGCTGTCGTACGACAACGTCTCCGAGCCGCGGAAGAAGAACACCACAGACGACGCGAAACGGACGTACCACTCCTCCCGTGTGATCACGGCTCAAGACTTCGCTTGA
- a CDS encoding glycosyltransferase family 2 protein, with protein sequence MASTLVDGGVPHSRHNQKLAKRTAAWRPGILPFLIPLVGLLVFSLWSYTPSDSPLAWLITIAWALPVPGVLVSIQGFILIRRRARKAHLMTPPALVEQDFLITLVPTIGRHDTYPALERSVLSYVEHLPEWFPYMRVDVLTEEGCEAAERIDALAATSPLIRVVTVPKAYETQNGTRFKARANHYAHELRIEEGEALENVWVLHMDDDTGVGPDTAASLAQFINRQRRATPEVVKHMAQGILTYPRENAVSMFTWFADAIRPADDIARFRAFTGLGTPAAGVHGELLVIRASIEAEIGWDFGPKEIVEDARLALTFCRIYPGRSDWFNGRCYGASPANSKDFIKQRERWAWGLVALCFNRKVPLRYRWFLTICVTSWILGPLQHVGTVLFLAWFIGDMNTSPVTQSVVVLWSISFAYVIWAYWEGLRLNAIASANGRRKWWEPFAVILMLPLFSLIEGIGGIKGLWKFIRREENKFVVIAKPA encoded by the coding sequence ATGGCATCGACACTGGTCGACGGGGGTGTGCCGCACTCACGGCACAATCAGAAACTCGCCAAGCGCACAGCGGCTTGGCGGCCGGGGATTCTGCCCTTCCTCATCCCGCTGGTAGGGCTGCTCGTCTTCAGTCTCTGGTCGTACACACCCTCCGACTCACCGCTGGCCTGGCTGATCACCATCGCCTGGGCCCTGCCCGTCCCGGGTGTGCTCGTGTCCATTCAGGGCTTCATCCTGATCCGCCGCCGGGCCCGCAAGGCGCATCTGATGACGCCGCCCGCCCTGGTGGAGCAGGATTTCCTGATCACGCTCGTGCCCACCATCGGCCGCCACGACACCTACCCGGCGCTGGAACGTTCCGTCCTGTCCTATGTGGAGCACCTCCCCGAGTGGTTCCCGTACATGCGGGTGGACGTCCTCACCGAGGAGGGCTGCGAGGCCGCCGAGCGGATCGACGCACTGGCGGCGACCAGCCCTCTCATCCGTGTGGTCACGGTCCCGAAGGCCTACGAGACGCAGAACGGCACCCGGTTCAAGGCCCGCGCCAACCACTACGCCCACGAGCTGCGCATCGAGGAGGGCGAGGCGCTGGAGAACGTCTGGGTGCTGCACATGGACGACGACACCGGCGTCGGTCCGGACACCGCGGCGTCCCTCGCCCAGTTCATCAACCGCCAGCGGCGCGCGACCCCCGAAGTGGTCAAGCACATGGCGCAGGGCATCCTGACCTACCCGCGCGAGAACGCGGTGAGCATGTTCACCTGGTTCGCCGACGCCATCCGCCCGGCGGACGACATCGCGCGGTTCCGCGCCTTCACGGGACTGGGCACACCGGCCGCCGGCGTACACGGTGAGCTCCTGGTCATCCGCGCCTCCATCGAGGCCGAGATCGGCTGGGACTTCGGTCCCAAGGAGATCGTCGAGGACGCCCGGCTGGCCCTGACCTTCTGCCGTATCTACCCGGGCCGCAGCGACTGGTTCAACGGCCGCTGCTACGGCGCCTCGCCGGCCAACTCCAAGGACTTCATCAAGCAGCGCGAGCGCTGGGCCTGGGGCCTGGTCGCCCTCTGCTTCAACCGCAAGGTGCCGCTGCGCTACCGCTGGTTCCTGACCATCTGCGTGACGAGCTGGATCCTCGGCCCGCTGCAGCACGTCGGCACGGTGCTCTTCCTGGCCTGGTTCATCGGCGACATGAACACCTCGCCCGTGACCCAGTCGGTCGTCGTGCTGTGGTCGATCAGCTTCGCCTATGTGATCTGGGCGTACTGGGAAGGGCTGCGGCTCAACGCGATCGCGTCCGCGAACGGCAGGCGCAAGTGGTGGGAGCCCTTCGCGGTGATCCTCATGCTCCCTCTCTTCTCCCTCATCGAGGGGATCGGCGGCATCAAGGGCCTGTGGAAGTTCATCCGCCGCGAGGAGAACAAGTTCGTCGTCATCGCCAAGCCCGCCTGA
- a CDS encoding NDP-sugar synthase, with protein MQEAIILVGGKGTRLRPLTNHTPKPLLNVAGSSFIRHQIAKLMDAGVEHVVFATSYLASLFEEEFKDFSQELRISYAVESVPLGTGGAIRNAARLLRGPADAPVLILNGDILSGLDLRDVLEQHEARQADVTLYLTRVSDPRAFGLVPTDASGRVLSFLEKPKTQEECVTDQINAGCYVFRRSVLDAIPADREVSVEQETFPQLVAQGRRVYGHTTDDYWRDLGTPLAFVHGSADLITGRATSPLVDRPAEALIHPTATVDPTARITGGSTIGPHAVIGAHVVVDRSIIGGNVTVAEGAQIHESVVDHDSSIGSESFLREVVVGCHAHVGAQNELPAQLRLSCGIRIPAQGVRVSGTAVACPTVH; from the coding sequence ATGCAAGAAGCCATCATTTTGGTGGGCGGCAAGGGAACCCGCCTGCGCCCCCTGACGAACCACACCCCGAAGCCGCTGCTCAACGTCGCCGGCTCGTCCTTCATCCGGCACCAGATCGCCAAGCTGATGGACGCGGGCGTCGAGCACGTGGTGTTCGCCACCTCGTATCTCGCCAGCCTCTTCGAGGAGGAGTTCAAGGACTTCTCCCAGGAACTGCGGATCTCCTACGCCGTCGAGAGCGTCCCGCTCGGCACGGGCGGCGCCATCCGCAACGCGGCCCGCCTGCTGCGCGGTCCGGCGGATGCCCCTGTCCTGATCCTCAACGGCGACATCCTGTCCGGCCTCGACCTGCGGGACGTCTTGGAGCAGCACGAGGCGCGGCAAGCGGACGTGACGCTGTATCTCACCCGCGTCTCGGACCCGCGCGCCTTCGGCCTCGTACCCACCGACGCGTCCGGAAGGGTCCTGTCCTTCCTGGAGAAGCCCAAGACCCAGGAGGAGTGCGTCACCGACCAGATCAACGCCGGCTGCTATGTCTTCCGCCGGTCCGTGCTGGACGCCATCCCGGCCGACCGCGAGGTCTCGGTCGAGCAGGAGACCTTCCCGCAGCTCGTCGCCCAGGGGCGGCGCGTCTACGGCCACACCACCGACGACTACTGGCGTGACCTCGGCACACCGCTGGCCTTCGTCCACGGCTCGGCCGACCTGATCACCGGCCGGGCGACGTCTCCCCTGGTGGACCGGCCGGCCGAGGCCCTGATCCATCCCACCGCCACCGTCGACCCGACCGCCCGTATCACCGGCGGCTCAACGATCGGCCCGCACGCCGTCATCGGCGCACACGTGGTCGTCGACCGCTCGATCATCGGCGGGAACGTCACCGTGGCCGAGGGCGCCCAGATCCACGAGTCCGTGGTGGACCACGACTCCTCGATCGGCAGCGAATCGTTCCTCCGCGAAGTCGTGGTGGGCTGCCACGCACACGTCGGCGCCCAGAACGAGCTGCCCGCCCAGCTGCGGCTGTCGTGCGGCATCCGCATTCCCGCCCAGGGGGTGCGCGTCAGCGGTACGGCTGTCGCCTGCCCGACGGTCCACTGA
- a CDS encoding acyltransferase family protein: MTRHRSTAAQTEPLRKYRPDIQGLRAVAIMMVVSMHVGILDIHGGVDVSFVLSGFLIGSQLLAEIDKTGKVSLTKFWARRMRRLAPGMAVVILATAALAWVYGSPLRFRDYMEDGFASALSVMNWRLVETGTDYFANDGTQSPYQHFWSLGIEEQFYVAAPIVLFVTAWLSRALFGNRILVGLFLTAVVGGSLYLSIQQTASNQPLAYFGTHTRIWELAFGILLALGAPLLSRMNHGLAAIISWAGLAVAIGTALLITPETPLPGYAVAGPVLGASMIIAGGCAAPRLGAEWLLNNPVFNSVANVSYGWYLWHWPVLILWPDITGHELSYSDRFRVASLSLILAYAMYYMVEARFRNNPQLVARPWKGIFAGGTAVAGTAAAAAFAMTTLPLNLSTTAVAADGKVGYSGPDSVRKSVLQTKLSNVAQSALPKSPDDKTHYGCIDNTQVTEFVMRDNCVIGDPEGKTSIVVIGDSHAWQWGDAFHEIGRKLNARIITMAKGGCSPEVYSIQNPELNRKYSECDSWRESAFDELEKVKPDVIVVTNRVRREAREAGAEKAFQVFEDTGAKLVYLTDSPQPGRNVPDCLATHTDDISSCNPAQDQAIEYPEYREMEQRVAKRHGAEIIDTLPAFCASDVCPTVIADQIVYFDSSHITAGYAKSLVPYLQPTLKEALAG; the protein is encoded by the coding sequence GTGACCCGCCATCGTTCAACGGCCGCGCAGACAGAGCCTCTTCGCAAGTACCGGCCGGACATTCAGGGCCTGCGCGCCGTGGCCATCATGATGGTGGTCAGCATGCACGTCGGCATCCTCGACATCCACGGCGGCGTGGACGTCAGCTTCGTCCTCAGCGGCTTCCTCATCGGCAGCCAGCTCCTCGCCGAGATCGACAAGACCGGCAAGGTGTCACTGACCAAGTTCTGGGCGCGTCGTATGCGCCGCCTCGCCCCCGGCATGGCCGTCGTCATCCTCGCCACGGCGGCCCTCGCGTGGGTCTACGGCAGCCCGCTCAGGTTCCGTGACTACATGGAGGACGGATTCGCCTCCGCGCTGAGCGTCATGAACTGGCGGCTCGTCGAGACGGGCACCGACTACTTCGCCAACGACGGGACCCAGTCCCCTTACCAGCACTTCTGGTCGCTGGGCATCGAGGAGCAGTTCTACGTCGCCGCGCCGATCGTCCTGTTCGTCACGGCCTGGCTCAGCCGCGCCCTCTTCGGCAACCGCATCCTCGTGGGACTGTTCCTCACGGCCGTGGTGGGCGGGTCACTGTATCTGTCCATCCAGCAGACAGCCTCGAACCAGCCCCTCGCCTACTTCGGCACCCACACCCGCATCTGGGAACTCGCCTTCGGCATCCTGCTCGCCCTCGGGGCCCCGCTGCTCTCCCGTATGAACCACGGGCTGGCGGCGATCATCTCCTGGGCCGGGCTCGCCGTCGCGATCGGCACCGCGCTCCTCATCACCCCGGAAACCCCGCTGCCGGGATACGCGGTGGCCGGCCCCGTCCTGGGCGCTTCCATGATCATCGCCGGCGGATGCGCCGCTCCCCGCCTCGGCGCGGAATGGCTGCTGAACAACCCGGTCTTCAACTCCGTCGCCAACGTCAGCTACGGCTGGTACCTCTGGCACTGGCCGGTCCTCATCCTCTGGCCGGACATCACCGGCCACGAGCTCTCATACTCTGACCGGTTCCGCGTCGCCTCGCTGTCGCTGATCCTGGCCTACGCCATGTACTACATGGTCGAGGCCCGCTTCCGGAACAACCCGCAGCTGGTGGCCCGCCCCTGGAAGGGCATCTTCGCCGGCGGCACGGCCGTCGCGGGCACCGCCGCCGCCGCGGCCTTCGCCATGACCACGCTCCCGCTGAACCTCTCGACCACCGCCGTCGCAGCGGACGGAAAGGTCGGCTATTCCGGCCCGGATTCGGTGCGGAAGTCCGTGCTCCAGACGAAACTCTCCAACGTCGCGCAGAGCGCTCTGCCCAAGTCCCCCGACGACAAGACCCACTACGGCTGCATCGACAACACCCAGGTCACCGAATTCGTCATGCGCGACAACTGCGTCATCGGAGACCCGGAAGGAAAGACGTCGATCGTCGTCATCGGCGACTCCCACGCCTGGCAGTGGGGCGACGCCTTCCACGAGATCGGGCGGAAGCTCAACGCCAGGATCATCACCATGGCGAAGGGCGGCTGCTCCCCCGAGGTCTACTCGATCCAGAATCCCGAGCTCAACCGCAAGTACTCCGAGTGCGACAGCTGGCGGGAATCGGCCTTCGACGAACTCGAGAAGGTCAAGCCCGATGTCATCGTCGTCACCAACCGCGTCCGCCGCGAGGCGCGGGAGGCCGGCGCCGAAAAGGCCTTCCAGGTCTTCGAGGACACCGGCGCCAAGCTGGTCTACCTCACCGACAGCCCGCAGCCCGGCCGGAACGTACCGGACTGTCTCGCCACCCACACCGACGACATCTCGTCCTGCAATCCCGCACAGGACCAGGCCATCGAGTACCCCGAGTACCGGGAGATGGAGCAGCGGGTGGCCAAGCGCCACGGTGCCGAGATCATCGACACCCTGCCCGCGTTCTGTGCGAGCGACGTGTGCCCGACGGTGATCGCCGACCAGATCGTGTACTTCGACTCCAGCCACATCACGGCCGGCTACGCGAAGTCCCTGGTCCCCTATCTCCAGCCGACGCTGAAAGAGGCCCTGGCCGGCTGA
- a CDS encoding glycoside hydrolase family 113, protein MKRARLPLLAVLPVSVISFVIAVPFVAGDHPLRWESGSLLPDVVLNGEDAGKPKAPSDGTAAGTSTPATAEIAKVTKEWKEGMPQWGVQLYWEDNPEHALDYVEKQAKLHSDYLVGLHANSVSVSFPFFTGDLDSTKISGGGKTPTAERLARVLQIFHEAGLRTTVRPLMDETSLDVDSGGWRGNIDPADRDAWFASYKKFLTPYLKAADRERAATFVIGTELNSMEGDTRWESLVASAEKTFSGEVAYDANWDNYVRGRINMPVSHLGVDAYFPVKVADTAPVETLVEGWNDWLDKKATGPLPNITIAEAGIGAMKGAYKAPGDFYNKRAVNPEVQANWYEAVCQVVQERQMSGVYWWSVYFDDDPNSKPDDKVASRLDFAGRPLTEKAIKSCFTSDYAGPGTDTAS, encoded by the coding sequence ATGAAGCGCGCCCGCTTGCCTCTGCTTGCCGTGCTGCCCGTATCCGTCATCTCCTTCGTGATCGCGGTCCCCTTCGTCGCCGGTGACCACCCGCTGCGTTGGGAGTCCGGTTCACTGCTGCCCGACGTCGTGCTCAACGGCGAGGACGCCGGAAAGCCGAAGGCCCCCTCGGACGGCACCGCCGCGGGTACGTCGACCCCGGCCACGGCGGAGATCGCCAAGGTGACCAAGGAATGGAAGGAGGGCATGCCGCAGTGGGGCGTCCAGCTCTACTGGGAGGACAACCCCGAGCACGCCCTCGACTACGTGGAGAAACAGGCGAAACTGCACTCCGACTACCTCGTCGGCCTGCACGCCAACTCCGTCAGCGTGAGCTTCCCCTTCTTCACCGGCGACCTCGACTCCACGAAGATCAGCGGGGGCGGCAAGACGCCCACCGCCGAGCGGCTCGCCCGCGTCCTGCAGATCTTCCACGAGGCCGGGCTGCGTACGACCGTACGGCCGCTGATGGACGAGACGTCCCTCGATGTGGACAGCGGCGGCTGGCGCGGGAACATCGACCCCGCCGACCGCGACGCCTGGTTCGCCTCGTACAAGAAGTTCCTGACGCCGTACCTGAAGGCGGCGGACCGTGAGCGGGCGGCGACCTTCGTCATCGGCACCGAGCTGAACTCCATGGAGGGCGACACCCGCTGGGAGTCCCTGGTCGCCTCCGCCGAGAAGACCTTCTCCGGCGAGGTCGCCTATGACGCCAACTGGGACAACTACGTCCGCGGCCGCATCAACATGCCGGTCAGCCACCTCGGCGTCGACGCCTACTTCCCCGTGAAGGTGGCGGACACCGCTCCCGTCGAGACGCTGGTCGAGGGCTGGAACGACTGGCTGGACAAGAAGGCCACCGGCCCGCTGCCCAACATCACCATCGCCGAGGCCGGCATCGGCGCGATGAAGGGCGCCTACAAGGCGCCCGGCGACTTCTACAACAAGCGCGCCGTCAACCCCGAGGTGCAGGCCAACTGGTACGAGGCCGTCTGCCAGGTCGTCCAGGAACGGCAGATGAGCGGCGTCTATTGGTGGTCGGTCTACTTCGACGACGACCCGAACTCCAAGCCCGACGACAAGGTCGCCTCCCGGCTCGACTTCGCCGGACGCCCCCTGACCGAGAAGGCCATCAAGTCCTGCTTCACCTCTGATTACGCAGGCCCCGGTACCGACACCGCCAGCTGA
- a CDS encoding HAMP domain-containing protein translates to MPLLGGIRPPIALLCLLILALAGLTAKVLGPAGEPAVPKAVLRSQQHFAQDGAIALRASIDERVTDLNRMAAALNAGEPAEPERVLSDLSNTYQKWTGTTVLDLESGKVLAARGETIPLAWLDKDVLTGENALTPRMVRLKTGDVRLMTMALLDRKDRPQQLLIASNSLSVPAINLGPFRSMAVVARGGEVLATAGFERAEALNSDAERSELSFLQKQMTRLSERAAKETEADPVSAREPGSRGYPGVSGTLLGNSYNGRIATAGYASLASADPEQRKSVGAGLGLTVVAMLPVVQEQAVGQERELYGLVAAGVLVVFGLVAAALLWMAVQRPLLGLFLESRRLARGDLTRPVAVPRWGEAARIGAALERLRAQLSGGDAEPDPSGRQGRLGLRVPLALTAALLLLWCVPVGLLLNRTDASVSVPSTMVNDQRDRTDLVADRVRRALNEAQADLVSISRLIDADDPDATTGVLDDALRKHTRYGSLYVVDEGDVVARAGAEPDSAWSEEEDEEDEGDGDSLVRVSGEGGKKPVIQAGAAVPDHKGMTLVGEVRVEFLNSLLNRPGLGEVRVVDTKARTIAASDGFLAFEDLPRESLTDLVRAGSVQVGAGPVENGLLIREGRSVTVAAAAPFSGGGVAADIGWTVVSWQDAKHFEIAPYEREDRSVLAGMLGLALIVVCLGWIHLVVVRPLRALASSAEKLADGDLKTVLYPRYHDEVGAVVRSLELVRQQLQARRQNQSRRSAEPRLGAGER, encoded by the coding sequence ATGCCGCTCCTGGGCGGTATACGACCGCCGATCGCGCTGCTGTGCCTGCTGATCCTCGCCCTGGCGGGGCTGACCGCCAAGGTGCTGGGCCCCGCCGGTGAGCCGGCCGTGCCGAAGGCGGTGCTGCGTTCCCAGCAGCACTTCGCGCAGGACGGCGCCATCGCCCTGCGTGCGTCGATCGACGAGCGGGTCACCGACCTGAACCGCATGGCGGCCGCGCTGAACGCGGGGGAGCCCGCGGAACCGGAGCGGGTGCTGTCGGATCTGAGCAACACGTATCAGAAGTGGACCGGCACCACCGTGCTGGACCTGGAGAGCGGCAAGGTGCTCGCCGCGAGGGGTGAAACGATTCCCCTCGCCTGGCTGGACAAGGACGTCCTGACCGGTGAGAACGCCCTCACCCCCCGCATGGTCCGGCTGAAGACCGGTGACGTGCGGCTGATGACCATGGCCCTCCTCGACCGGAAGGACCGTCCGCAGCAGCTGCTGATCGCCTCCAACAGTCTCTCCGTGCCCGCCATCAACCTGGGCCCTTTCCGCTCCATGGCCGTCGTGGCCCGGGGCGGCGAGGTCCTCGCCACGGCCGGCTTCGAGCGGGCCGAGGCGCTCAACTCGGACGCGGAGCGCAGCGAACTCTCCTTCCTGCAGAAGCAGATGACCCGGCTGTCCGAGCGGGCGGCGAAGGAGACCGAGGCCGACCCGGTCAGCGCGCGCGAACCCGGCTCCCGCGGCTACCCGGGCGTCAGCGGAACCCTGCTGGGCAACTCCTACAACGGCCGGATCGCCACCGCCGGATACGCCTCCCTCGCCTCCGCCGACCCCGAGCAGCGCAAGAGCGTCGGCGCGGGCCTCGGGCTGACCGTCGTGGCCATGCTGCCCGTGGTGCAGGAGCAGGCCGTCGGGCAGGAGCGGGAGCTGTACGGGCTGGTGGCGGCCGGCGTCCTCGTGGTCTTCGGGCTGGTGGCGGCGGCCCTGCTGTGGATGGCCGTGCAGCGGCCCCTGCTGGGGCTCTTCCTGGAGTCCCGCCGACTGGCCCGCGGCGATCTGACCCGTCCCGTGGCCGTGCCCCGCTGGGGCGAGGCCGCCCGCATCGGCGCCGCCCTGGAGCGGCTGCGTGCGCAGCTGTCCGGTGGGGACGCGGAGCCCGACCCCAGTGGTCGTCAGGGCCGGCTCGGACTGCGGGTCCCTCTGGCACTGACCGCCGCCCTGCTGTTGCTGTGGTGTGTGCCGGTCGGGCTGCTGCTCAACCGCACCGACGCCTCGGTGAGTGTGCCGAGCACCATGGTCAATGACCAGCGCGACCGCACCGACCTGGTCGCCGACCGCGTCCGCCGGGCCCTCAACGAAGCCCAGGCCGACCTCGTCTCCATCTCCCGGCTGATCGACGCCGACGACCCCGACGCCACCACGGGTGTGCTCGACGACGCCCTGCGCAAGCACACGCGCTACGGCTCCCTGTACGTCGTCGACGAGGGCGACGTCGTCGCCCGCGCCGGGGCGGAGCCCGACTCGGCCTGGAGTGAGGAAGAGGACGAAGAGGATGAAGGGGACGGCGACTCGCTCGTCCGTGTGTCGGGCGAGGGCGGCAAGAAGCCGGTGATCCAGGCCGGGGCCGCCGTACCGGACCACAAGGGCATGACCCTGGTCGGCGAGGTACGGGTGGAGTTCCTGAACTCGCTGCTGAACCGGCCCGGTCTCGGCGAGGTCCGCGTGGTCGACACCAAGGCCAGGACGATCGCCGCCAGCGACGGCTTCCTCGCCTTCGAGGACCTGCCGCGTGAATCGCTCACCGACCTCGTGCGGGCGGGCAGCGTCCAGGTGGGCGCGGGCCCGGTGGAGAACGGCCTGCTGATCCGCGAGGGGCGCTCGGTCACCGTCGCCGCCGCGGCGCCCTTCTCCGGCGGCGGCGTGGCCGCCGACATCGGCTGGACCGTCGTCAGCTGGCAGGACGCCAAGCACTTCGAGATCGCCCCGTACGAACGCGAGGACCGCAGCGTGCTCGCCGGGATGCTCGGGCTCGCGCTGATCGTGGTCTGCCTGGGCTGGATCCACCTGGTCGTGGTCCGGCCGCTGCGGGCGCTGGCGAGCAGCGCCGAGAAGCTGGCCGACGGCGACCTCAAGACCGTGCTCTACCCCCGCTACCACGACGAGGTGGGGGCCGTCGTCCGCAGCCTCGAACTGGTCCGCCAGCAGTTGCAGGCCCGCAGGCAGAACCAGTCGCGCCGGAGTGCCGAGCCCCGGCTCGGCGCCGGAGAAAGGTGA
- a CDS encoding CapA family protein: MAVLGALAGLVASCASEPSGAQVKPGGRSFTVAAAGDVLIHPELVEQAAKDAEKTDEGQAGLDFGPLMAGVKPVISKADLAICHMETPVGTPKGPFEGYPEFLVPPQILTTLKDVGYDTCSTASNHTYDHGLKAVKRSLDTMDEVGLGHTGSARTPEEAEQINVRDVNGVKVAHLSFSWESFLNPTPEKERWALNRIGIDPIKKAEARARKKGAEVVILSVHWGLEHYNEPSVPQLKLAERITKETGIDLVIGHHSHVVQPIQKLNGTWVAYSLGNQVARHSSPTGLTEEGAIGWFEFRETTDGWDVGARYRTTLVDIPPEVEAGEKAPEGAVEDHRVVDVQQLLDRPGELSEDRLARYRLAADRTRGFLYNRGAPGGDGLEQLALGT; the protein is encoded by the coding sequence GTGGCGGTTCTGGGAGCTCTGGCCGGCCTGGTCGCCTCCTGTGCCTCCGAGCCGTCCGGGGCGCAGGTGAAGCCGGGCGGGCGCTCGTTCACCGTCGCCGCCGCGGGTGATGTGCTCATCCACCCCGAACTCGTCGAGCAGGCGGCCAAGGACGCCGAGAAGACCGATGAGGGGCAGGCCGGGCTGGACTTCGGACCGCTCATGGCCGGGGTGAAGCCGGTCATCAGCAAGGCCGATCTGGCCATCTGTCACATGGAGACTCCGGTCGGCACGCCCAAGGGCCCCTTCGAGGGGTACCCGGAGTTCCTCGTGCCCCCGCAGATCCTCACGACTCTCAAGGACGTGGGGTACGACACCTGCTCCACGGCCTCCAATCACACCTACGACCACGGTCTGAAGGCCGTGAAGCGCAGCCTGGACACGATGGACGAGGTGGGCCTCGGCCACACCGGGTCCGCGCGTACGCCCGAGGAAGCAGAGCAGATCAACGTCCGGGACGTCAACGGCGTCAAGGTCGCCCATCTCTCCTTCTCCTGGGAGTCCTTCCTCAACCCCACGCCCGAGAAGGAGCGCTGGGCCCTCAACCGGATCGGCATCGACCCGATCAAGAAGGCCGAGGCCCGGGCCCGCAAGAAGGGGGCCGAGGTGGTGATCCTCTCGGTGCACTGGGGACTGGAGCACTACAACGAGCCGAGCGTCCCGCAGCTGAAGCTGGCGGAGCGGATCACCAAGGAGACCGGGATCGACCTGGTGATCGGTCACCACTCCCACGTGGTGCAGCCCATCCAGAAGCTCAACGGCACCTGGGTCGCCTACAGCCTCGGCAACCAGGTGGCCCGCCACTCCTCGCCGACCGGCCTCACCGAGGAGGGCGCGATCGGCTGGTTCGAGTTCAGGGAGACGACCGACGGCTGGGACGTCGGCGCCCGCTACCGGACCACGCTGGTCGACATCCCGCCGGAGGTGGAGGCCGGGGAGAAGGCGCCCGAAGGAGCGGTCGAGGACCATCGCGTGGTGGACGTGCAGCAGTTGCTCGACCGCCCCGGAGAGCTGTCCGAGGACCGGCTCGCCCGCTACCGGCTGGCCGCCGACCGCACCCGCGGCTTCCTCTACAACCGGGGCGCCCCAGGTGGCGACGGTCTGGAGCAGCTCGCGCTCGGGACGTGA